Proteins from a genomic interval of Mycolicibacterium grossiae:
- the arcA gene encoding arginine deiminase: MTDIPLGADSEVGRLRTVILHRPGAELQRLTPRNNDRLLFDGLPWVAKAQQEHDAFAGLLRSRGVEVLLLADLLTEALASGAARMHGISAAVDSRRLGVPLAQELSVYLRTLAAAPLAHVLMAGMTFDELPFGESELSLVRRMHHGGDFVIDPLPNLLFTRDSSFWIGPRVAITSLAMPARVRETSLTDLIYAHHPRFLGVRRAYESRSAPVEGGDVLLLGPGVVAVGVGERTTPAGAEALARSLFDDGLAHTVLAVPIAQERAQMHLDTVCTMVDTDAVVMYPNIVDSLSAFTIRQQSGGVRIDRAVPFVDAAADAMGIGKLRVIDTGLDPVTAEREQWDDGNNTLALAPGVVVAYERNTETNARLADSGIEVLPIAASELGTGRGGPRCMSCPAARDPL; this comes from the coding sequence GTGACGGACATCCCGCTGGGGGCGGATTCGGAGGTCGGCAGGCTGCGGACGGTCATCCTGCACCGGCCGGGCGCCGAACTGCAGCGGTTGACGCCCCGCAACAACGACCGGCTGCTGTTCGACGGGCTGCCGTGGGTGGCCAAGGCGCAGCAGGAGCACGACGCCTTCGCGGGGCTGCTCCGGTCGCGCGGCGTCGAGGTGCTGCTGTTGGCCGACCTGCTCACCGAGGCGCTCGCGAGCGGAGCGGCCCGCATGCACGGCATCTCGGCAGCCGTCGACTCTCGCCGGCTCGGAGTGCCCCTCGCTCAGGAACTCTCGGTGTACCTGCGGACGCTGGCGGCCGCGCCGCTCGCGCACGTGCTGATGGCGGGGATGACGTTCGACGAGCTGCCGTTCGGCGAGAGCGAGCTGTCGCTGGTGCGGCGAATGCACCACGGCGGCGACTTCGTCATCGACCCGCTGCCCAACCTGCTGTTCACCCGCGACTCCTCGTTCTGGATCGGCCCGCGCGTGGCGATCACGTCGCTCGCCATGCCGGCACGCGTGCGGGAGACGTCGCTGACCGACCTCATCTACGCCCACCACCCCCGCTTCCTGGGCGTGCGGCGGGCATACGAGTCGCGCTCGGCCCCCGTCGAGGGCGGTGACGTGCTGCTGCTCGGCCCCGGCGTCGTGGCCGTCGGGGTGGGGGAGCGCACCACGCCGGCCGGTGCGGAGGCTTTGGCGCGCAGCCTGTTCGACGACGGGCTGGCGCACACCGTGCTGGCCGTACCCATCGCGCAGGAGCGCGCGCAGATGCACCTCGACACCGTGTGCACGATGGTCGACACCGACGCCGTGGTGATGTACCCCAACATCGTGGACTCGTTGTCCGCGTTCACGATTCGGCAGCAGTCCGGCGGGGTGCGCATCGACCGCGCGGTACCGTTCGTCGACGCGGCCGCCGACGCCATGGGCATCGGGAAGCTGCGCGTCATCGACACCGGGCTCGACCCCGTCACCGCCGAGCGCGAGCAGTGGGACGACGGCAACAACACCCTGGCGCTGGCCCCCGGCGTCGTCGTCGCCTACGAGCGCAACACCGAGACCAACGCCCGGCTCGCCGACTCGGGCATCGAGGTGCTGCCCATCGCCGCCTCCGAACTCGGTACCGGCCGCGGCGGCCCCCGGTGCATGTCCTGCCCGGCGGCGCGCGACCCGCTGTAG
- a CDS encoding shikimate 5-dehydrogenase, translated as MTGRRPPLSKDTTLCISLAARPSNIGTRFHNHLYDVLGLDFLYKAFTTTDIAAAIGGVRALGIRGCSVSMPFKEDVLALVDEVEPSARVINSVNTIVNDLSVPGGRLTAANTDYLAIQRLIDTHGLDPSSTVLIRGSGGMASAVGAAFADRGFASGLVVARNGATGRALADLLGYDYAADVGGRTADVVVNVTPVGMSGGPEAGEQAFDDATIAAARTVFDVVALPSETPVITAARAAGVPVITGAEVIALQAAEQFERYTGVRPSAEQVAEASAISRA; from the coding sequence TTGACCGGCCGGCGACCGCCGCTCAGCAAGGACACCACGCTGTGCATCTCGCTGGCGGCGCGGCCGAGCAACATCGGCACGCGGTTCCACAACCACCTCTACGACGTTCTGGGCCTCGACTTCCTGTACAAGGCCTTCACGACCACCGACATCGCGGCCGCGATCGGTGGCGTCCGGGCTCTCGGCATCCGCGGCTGCTCGGTGTCCATGCCCTTCAAGGAGGACGTGCTCGCCCTCGTCGACGAGGTCGAACCCTCGGCGCGGGTGATCAATTCGGTGAACACCATCGTCAACGACCTGTCGGTGCCCGGCGGTCGTCTCACCGCGGCGAACACCGATTACCTTGCCATCCAACGCCTCATCGACACCCACGGGCTCGACCCGTCGTCCACGGTGCTGATCCGGGGAAGCGGCGGCATGGCCAGCGCCGTCGGCGCCGCCTTCGCCGACCGCGGCTTCGCGTCCGGTCTCGTGGTCGCGCGCAACGGCGCGACGGGCCGCGCGCTGGCCGACCTGCTCGGTTACGACTACGCCGCGGACGTCGGCGGCCGGACCGCCGACGTCGTCGTCAACGTCACGCCGGTCGGGATGTCCGGCGGTCCGGAGGCGGGCGAGCAGGCCTTCGACGATGCCACCATCGCAGCGGCGCGCACCGTGTTCGACGTCGTCGCGTTGCCGTCGGAGACCCCGGTCATCACCGCGGCCCGCGCCGCCGGCGTCCCGGTGATCACGGGTGCGGAGGTCATCGCACTGCAGGCCGCCGAGCAGTTCGAGCGGTACACCGGTGTCCGGCCGAGCGCCGAGCAGGTGGCCGAGGCGTCGGCGATCTCGCGGGCCTGA
- a CDS encoding STAS domain-containing protein yields MSSALAAGPALRHPATALRLTTFRLDPAIAVVEATGELDAANARELVDHVVALRDHTALVLNLSDLAFFGTEGLWALNRVNGACAKRRAIAAIVAGREVHRLLRICDPHGGLRVHASMEQAVAVARRRPHHLTAPPL; encoded by the coding sequence GTGTCCTCTGCACTGGCCGCCGGACCGGCCCTACGTCACCCCGCCACGGCGTTGCGCCTCACCACGTTTCGCCTCGATCCGGCCATCGCCGTCGTCGAGGCGACCGGCGAACTGGACGCCGCGAACGCACGCGAACTCGTCGACCACGTCGTCGCCCTGCGCGACCACACCGCCCTGGTGCTCAACCTGTCGGACCTCGCCTTCTTCGGCACCGAAGGACTGTGGGCGCTCAACCGCGTGAACGGCGCCTGCGCCAAGCGGCGGGCGATCGCCGCCATCGTCGCCGGCCGCGAGGTGCATCGCCTGTTGCGGATCTGCGACCCGCACGGAGGTCTGCGGGTGCACGCGTCGATGGAGCAGGCCGTGGCCGTCGCGCGCCGGCGCCCGCACCATCTCACTGCGCCGCCGCTGTAG
- a CDS encoding alpha-ketoglutarate-dependent dioxygenase AlkB: MSLSVQGSLFDCTERRTLTDGAWIDVRAGWLTGHDGLFDELVETVPWRAERRQMYDRVLDVPRLVSFHDLSTGPAPHPALAKLRVRLNDIYAGELGEPFTTVGLCLYRDENDSVAWHGDDIGRSRTTDTMVAILSLGSTRAFAMRPRSGGRALRLPQGHGDLLVMGGSCQRTWEHSVPKSTRPTGPRISIQFRPRDVR, from the coding sequence GTGTCCTTGTCCGTCCAGGGGTCGCTGTTCGACTGCACCGAGCGCCGCACACTCACCGACGGCGCGTGGATCGACGTCCGAGCAGGATGGCTGACGGGCCACGACGGCCTGTTCGACGAGCTGGTCGAGACGGTCCCGTGGCGCGCCGAGCGCCGACAGATGTACGACCGCGTCCTCGACGTGCCTCGCCTGGTCAGCTTCCACGACCTCAGCACCGGACCGGCGCCCCACCCGGCGCTCGCGAAGCTGCGGGTGCGCCTCAACGACATCTACGCCGGCGAACTCGGCGAGCCGTTCACCACCGTCGGGCTCTGCCTCTACCGCGACGAGAACGACAGCGTCGCCTGGCACGGGGACGACATCGGCCGCAGCAGGACCACCGACACCATGGTGGCCATCCTCAGCCTCGGGTCGACGCGCGCGTTCGCGATGCGGCCGCGCTCCGGCGGCCGCGCGCTGCGACTGCCGCAGGGCCACGGCGATCTGCTGGTGATGGGCGGTTCGTGCCAGCGCACCTGGGAGCACTCCGTGCCCAAGTCGACGCGGCCGACGGGGCCGCGGATCAGCATCCAGTTCCGGCCACGCGACGTCCGCTAG
- a CDS encoding type IV toxin-antitoxin system AbiEi family antitoxin, which produces MRGPFIGSDHLAARGLTRGQLRWNFTLMFPDVYVPKAAKRTLLVRTRAAWLWSGREGVIAGRAAAALHGAGYVDDGTPIELIVGRSRSPAGIVTRNERIDADEIMEIDGMCVTTPARTAVDLARHLPRNHAVRHLDALAHATDLTSQAAVALVDRHPRARGIRRAGVALDLMDGGAQSPRETWLRLLYVDAGFPRPATQVRVSDGWSTAFLDLGWEGPMVSAEYDGDRHQLDRKRYVHDIGRNELVRQQGWLDVHVVAEHSPAYVLRRTADAFARRGHPLRLR; this is translated from the coding sequence ATGCGGGGGCCCTTCATCGGTAGCGATCACCTGGCGGCACGCGGACTGACGCGCGGTCAACTGCGTTGGAACTTCACGTTGATGTTTCCGGACGTCTACGTGCCGAAGGCCGCGAAGCGGACGCTGCTCGTCCGTACTCGCGCCGCATGGCTGTGGTCCGGCCGCGAGGGGGTGATCGCGGGCCGGGCCGCGGCCGCACTGCACGGCGCGGGTTACGTCGACGACGGCACGCCCATCGAATTGATCGTCGGACGCAGTCGCTCCCCGGCCGGAATCGTCACGCGCAACGAGCGGATCGACGCCGACGAGATCATGGAGATCGACGGGATGTGTGTGACGACGCCCGCCAGGACCGCCGTCGACCTGGCCCGCCATCTACCGCGCAACCACGCCGTTCGCCATCTCGATGCGCTCGCCCATGCCACGGACCTGACGAGCCAGGCCGCGGTCGCTCTCGTCGACCGGCATCCACGGGCGCGGGGCATCCGGCGTGCCGGTGTCGCTCTGGACCTCATGGATGGCGGGGCGCAATCGCCCAGAGAGACCTGGCTGCGACTGCTCTACGTCGACGCGGGCTTCCCGCGACCGGCGACGCAGGTCCGCGTCAGTGATGGGTGGTCGACGGCGTTCCTCGATCTGGGCTGGGAAGGGCCGATGGTCAGCGCCGAATACGACGGTGACCGCCACCAACTCGACCGCAAGCGCTACGTTCACGACATCGGACGCAATGAACTAGTGCGTCAACAAGGCTGGCTCGACGTCCACGTGGTGGCCGAACACTCGCCCGCCTACGTCCTGAGACGGACCGCGGACGCCTTCGCGCGCCGCGGGCACCCGTTGAGATTGCGCTGA
- the soxR gene encoding redox-sensitive transcriptional activator SoxR: protein MDSVDLTPGEMSHRSGVAVSALHFYEREGLITSRRTSGNQRRYARETIRRVAFIRMSQRLGIPLARIREALATLPDDRVPSSKDWARLSAGWRADLDERITHLQRLRDNLSGCIGCGCLSLKACALANPGDVLAERGPGAANL, encoded by the coding sequence ATGGACAGCGTGGACCTCACGCCGGGAGAGATGTCGCACCGCAGTGGCGTTGCGGTGTCGGCGCTGCACTTCTACGAACGCGAGGGGCTGATCACCAGCCGCCGCACGTCGGGCAATCAGCGGCGCTACGCCCGCGAGACGATCCGCCGGGTGGCGTTCATCCGGATGTCCCAACGCCTGGGCATCCCCCTCGCCCGGATCCGTGAGGCGCTCGCCACCCTGCCCGACGACCGGGTGCCCAGCAGCAAGGACTGGGCACGGCTGTCGGCCGGGTGGCGCGCCGATCTCGACGAGCGCATCACCCACCTGCAGCGCCTGCGCGACAACCTCTCCGGGTGCATCGGCTGCGGCTGCCTGAGCCTCAAGGCGTGCGCCCTGGCCAACCCCGGCGACGTCCTCGCCGAACGCGGTCCCGGCGCCGCCAACCTCTAG
- a CDS encoding DUF5642 family protein, with product MSRIVLALVCAVVLVACSGGTEPPQADIAKVRDVRSSFGPEFTVTTIDETGIDPRLLAPQALPPGITLDPANCTSLAKGLDLPKDLKGNMAAVTAEGAGNRFIAIAVETSQTVPFPDPGADCQKVAFAGPGARGLVEVVEAPTIDDARTLGTHRVVQTMVNGKPASGELYNYTAAFGSYLVIVTANPLVLPNVPVAPVDTARARNLVTAAVAAIREPVSS from the coding sequence ATGTCGAGAATCGTGCTGGCGCTCGTCTGCGCCGTGGTGCTGGTGGCGTGTTCCGGCGGCACCGAGCCGCCGCAGGCCGACATCGCCAAGGTGCGTGACGTCCGGTCGTCCTTCGGGCCGGAGTTCACGGTGACCACCATCGACGAGACCGGCATCGATCCGCGACTGCTTGCGCCACAGGCGCTTCCGCCCGGCATCACGCTCGACCCGGCGAACTGCACGTCGCTGGCCAAGGGGCTGGACCTGCCGAAGGACCTCAAGGGCAACATGGCCGCGGTGACGGCGGAGGGCGCGGGCAACCGCTTCATCGCGATCGCCGTCGAGACCTCGCAGACCGTGCCGTTCCCCGACCCGGGCGCGGACTGCCAGAAGGTCGCCTTCGCCGGTCCGGGTGCCCGCGGCCTGGTGGAGGTGGTCGAGGCGCCCACCATCGACGACGCCCGCACCCTGGGGACGCACCGCGTGGTGCAGACGATGGTCAACGGCAAGCCCGCGTCGGGCGAGCTGTACAACTACACGGCCGCCTTCGGTTCCTACCTGGTGATCGTCACGGCCAATCCGCTGGTGCTGCCGAACGTTCCGGTCGCTCCGGTGGACACCGCGCGGGCCCGCAACCTGGTGACCGCGGCGGTGGCGGCGATCCGCGAGCCGGTCAGTAGCTAG
- a CDS encoding DUF5642 family protein, protein MRVLASCVALAVCAGCASPDPAPPAPTSSAATTPAASAVIDTGQVGRTRALLPPGFDFGGVPVRVAPVALWGLGAQWVAEPQRCAVLAEPPIDTPAQGWSASGPGAIVYVVVAASPVTLDDAVRAECGTFAVQAGHTSGVVRDVEAPAVDGAATIGLQVDATTVVEGGTETHSQAQTLSAYLPGHLVSVTVVTDPGSTDDLVGAEFPATLLSRTVSALRGER, encoded by the coding sequence GTGCGCGTTCTCGCGTCGTGTGTGGCGCTGGCGGTGTGCGCCGGGTGCGCCTCGCCGGACCCCGCCCCGCCCGCTCCGACGTCATCGGCCGCCACGACGCCCGCCGCGTCGGCCGTGATCGACACCGGTCAGGTGGGGCGAACCCGGGCGCTGCTGCCGCCGGGGTTCGACTTCGGCGGCGTCCCGGTGCGCGTCGCGCCGGTGGCGCTGTGGGGTCTCGGTGCGCAGTGGGTCGCCGAGCCGCAGCGCTGCGCCGTCCTGGCCGAGCCGCCAATCGACACCCCGGCGCAGGGCTGGTCGGCGTCCGGGCCGGGTGCCATCGTCTACGTCGTCGTCGCGGCGTCGCCCGTCACCCTCGACGACGCCGTCCGCGCCGAATGCGGCACGTTCGCGGTGCAGGCGGGCCACACCTCGGGCGTCGTCCGGGACGTCGAGGCGCCCGCCGTGGACGGCGCCGCCACGATCGGCCTCCAGGTCGACGCGACCACCGTCGTCGAGGGCGGCACCGAAACTCATTCGCAGGCGCAAACGTTGAGTGCCTACCTGCCGGGGCACCTGGTGTCGGTCACCGTGGTGACCGACCCGGGCTCGACCGACGATCTCGTCGGCGCTGAATTCCCGGCGACACTGCTCAGCCGCACCGTCTCGGCGCTGCGTGGCGAACGGTAG
- a CDS encoding LpqN/LpqT family lipoprotein: protein MKTPLTACGSAIAALAVAVTLAGCGSDSAPEASSSAASRSASSSASSSGAAPTGSPSAKPAGKSETIADYIKQNGITETQIKRGQPGPVVDLPVPAGWVDAGPATPPYAFSAMVFRGDPAMAADPPTILALMSKLTGNVDPEKVLQYAPGELNNLPGFQSLGEGQDATLAGFKAYQLGGSYVRNGVKRMIAQKTVLVPSGQDLFVLQINADGTEDQIRPLMEATAEIDRTAKITP from the coding sequence ATGAAGACGCCGCTCACCGCCTGCGGCAGCGCCATCGCGGCACTCGCCGTCGCCGTCACCCTCGCGGGCTGCGGATCCGACTCCGCGCCGGAGGCCTCGTCCTCGGCGGCGTCCCGCTCGGCGTCCTCCTCGGCGTCGTCGAGTGGTGCGGCGCCCACCGGGTCACCCTCGGCCAAGCCCGCCGGCAAGAGCGAGACCATCGCCGACTACATCAAGCAGAACGGCATCACCGAAACCCAGATCAAGCGCGGCCAGCCGGGCCCCGTCGTCGACCTGCCGGTCCCCGCGGGCTGGGTGGACGCGGGCCCCGCGACGCCGCCGTATGCGTTCAGCGCCATGGTCTTCCGCGGCGATCCGGCGATGGCGGCCGATCCCCCGACGATCCTCGCCCTGATGTCGAAGCTGACCGGCAACGTGGACCCCGAGAAGGTCCTGCAGTACGCCCCGGGTGAACTCAACAACCTGCCCGGTTTCCAGAGCCTCGGCGAAGGCCAGGACGCGACGCTGGCCGGATTCAAGGCCTACCAGCTCGGCGGCAGTTACGTCCGCAACGGCGTGAAGCGGATGATCGCGCAGAAGACCGTGCTCGTCCCGTCCGGCCAGGATCTGTTCGTGCTGCAGATCAACGCCGACGGCACCGAGGACCAGATCCGGCCGTTGATGGAGGCGACCGCCGAGATCGACCGGACGGCGAAGATCACGCCGTAG
- a CDS encoding HAD family hydrolase: MAEPAVLFDIDGTLVDTNYLHVHAWLRAFADVDLDVEAWRIHHRIGMDGSTLLDELVPDDAEDLAPRVKELHTKYYRETTGLIRPLAAGRDLLDAVADMGLQVVLATSAPEDELKILREVLDREDVVSTVTSSEDVETAKPKPDIVEVALERAGVTAERAVFLGDTVWDVRAASRAGVACIGLRSGGIGQRELEAEGAVAIYEDPRDLLNQLRDSPIGRLAAER; the protein is encoded by the coding sequence ATGGCCGAACCCGCGGTGCTCTTCGACATCGACGGCACGCTCGTCGACACCAACTACCTCCACGTGCACGCGTGGCTGCGGGCGTTCGCGGACGTCGACCTCGACGTCGAGGCATGGCGCATCCACCACCGCATCGGAATGGACGGCTCGACGCTGCTCGACGAGTTGGTGCCCGACGACGCCGAGGACCTCGCACCCCGGGTGAAGGAACTGCACACCAAGTACTACCGGGAGACCACCGGCCTCATCCGGCCGCTGGCAGCCGGTCGCGATCTGCTCGACGCCGTCGCCGACATGGGACTGCAGGTGGTGCTCGCCACCTCGGCCCCCGAAGACGAGCTGAAGATCCTGCGCGAGGTGCTGGACCGCGAGGACGTGGTGTCCACGGTGACGTCGTCGGAGGACGTGGAGACCGCGAAGCCGAAGCCCGACATCGTGGAGGTCGCCCTCGAACGGGCCGGCGTGACTGCCGAGCGCGCCGTCTTCCTCGGTGACACGGTGTGGGACGTGCGCGCGGCCTCGCGTGCGGGCGTCGCCTGCATCGGGCTGCGCAGTGGCGGCATCGGCCAGCGGGAGTTGGAGGCCGAGGGCGCCGTGGCGATCTACGAGGACCCCCGGGATCTGTTGAATCAGCTGCGGGACAGCCCGATCGGTCGGTTGGCCGCCGAGCGCTGA
- a CDS encoding GNAT family N-acetyltransferase → MAGTITVSADELAALGFFAGCPVESLVPLAHRLRPLGAAPGQVLMRQGDPAVSFLLIASGRVEVSHAGVDGEVSVATVEPGFIVGEIALLRDTPRTATVTALGDVTGWVGGREAFAIMLHAPSMMDALVRTARQRLAAYVAPLPVTMRDGTVLYLRPVLPGDNERTVHGPVQFSSETLYRRFQSTRTPTASLMRYLFEVDYVDHFVWVLTDGVHGPVVADARFVRDAATPEEAEVAFIVGDDYQHRGIGTFLMDALVAAAHAAGVRRFTARVLSDNYAMRAILDRYGAHWHREDLGVVTTVIDVPTLRDTSLDSTRYREIRSLARDVMRALS, encoded by the coding sequence GTGGCGGGAACCATCACCGTCAGCGCCGACGAGCTGGCCGCACTGGGGTTCTTCGCCGGATGTCCGGTCGAATCCCTGGTTCCGCTCGCGCACCGACTGCGCCCGCTGGGCGCCGCGCCGGGTCAGGTGCTGATGCGCCAGGGTGACCCGGCGGTGTCGTTCCTGCTGATCGCCTCGGGCCGGGTCGAGGTGTCGCACGCCGGCGTCGACGGCGAGGTGAGCGTCGCGACGGTCGAGCCCGGCTTCATCGTCGGTGAGATCGCCCTGCTGCGCGATACGCCCCGAACCGCGACCGTGACGGCGCTCGGTGACGTCACCGGCTGGGTGGGCGGCCGTGAGGCCTTCGCGATCATGCTCCACGCGCCCTCGATGATGGACGCGCTGGTCCGTACCGCCCGGCAACGTCTGGCGGCGTACGTCGCGCCGCTTCCCGTGACCATGCGCGACGGGACGGTGCTGTACCTGCGTCCGGTCCTGCCGGGCGACAACGAGCGCACGGTCCACGGCCCCGTGCAGTTCTCCAGCGAGACGCTGTACCGGCGCTTCCAGAGCACGCGCACACCGACCGCGTCGCTGATGCGCTACCTCTTCGAGGTGGACTACGTCGACCACTTCGTGTGGGTGCTCACCGACGGCGTGCACGGGCCGGTGGTCGCCGACGCCCGCTTCGTCCGCGACGCGGCGACGCCGGAGGAGGCCGAGGTCGCGTTCATCGTCGGCGACGACTACCAGCACCGTGGCATCGGAACGTTCCTGATGGATGCGCTCGTCGCCGCGGCGCACGCGGCCGGGGTGCGCCGGTTCACCGCTCGCGTGCTCAGCGACAACTACGCCATGCGGGCGATCCTCGACCGCTACGGGGCGCACTGGCATCGCGAGGACCTCGGGGTGGTGACTACGGTGATAGACGTGCCCACGCTGCGCGACACCTCCCTCGACTCCACGCGATACCGCGAGATCCGTTCGCTCGCACGGGACGTCATGCGGGCGCTGAGTTGA
- a CDS encoding DUF6328 family protein, whose protein sequence is MSPVDADAEQWDRYGRSETTTEKLDRNWASLLQELRVVQTGVQLLTGFLLTLPFQPRFDTLDPDVRYVFLGTVSCSVIATVLLIAPVGLHRVLFRRHRLVTLVEAAHRLAYAGLLLLGAALVGTTVVVFDAVVGHRPAVVAGAVAVGAFAGLWIVLPVWMRVFPPNPSGMPLATDERRGPNHGQQT, encoded by the coding sequence ATGTCTCCTGTCGACGCCGATGCCGAACAGTGGGATCGCTACGGGCGGTCGGAGACGACCACGGAGAAGCTCGACCGAAACTGGGCGAGTCTGCTGCAGGAGCTCCGCGTCGTTCAGACCGGCGTGCAACTGCTGACCGGCTTCCTGTTGACCCTGCCGTTCCAACCGCGTTTCGACACCCTGGATCCCGACGTCCGTTACGTCTTCCTCGGCACCGTGTCCTGTTCGGTGATCGCCACCGTCCTGCTCATCGCGCCGGTGGGGCTGCACCGGGTCCTCTTCCGCAGGCACCGCTTGGTGACGTTGGTGGAGGCCGCCCACCGGCTGGCGTACGCGGGGTTGCTCCTGCTGGGCGCCGCGCTCGTCGGGACGACCGTCGTGGTCTTCGACGCCGTGGTCGGGCACCGCCCCGCCGTCGTCGCCGGAGCGGTGGCCGTCGGGGCCTTCGCCGGTCTCTGGATCGTCCTACCGGTCTGGATGCGCGTTTTTCCGCCGAACCCGTCGGGTATGCCCTTGGCAACCGACGAGAGGCGAGGCCCGAACCATGGGCAACAGACTTAG
- a CDS encoding PIG-L deacetylase family protein, which yields MTAVGNGRRFADRPVAAGGTPAADWIEWLRDFPEFAPSGCPALTVVAPHPDDETLGFGATASAIRVGGAPVRVITVTDGGAAHPTLPDRDRPALERRRREETRRAARQLGLDEPTFLGLPDGGVAAAEAELTARLTDILAAGPRGAWCAATWRGDGHPDHEAVGRAAAAACARTGARLLEFPVWTWHWARPGDPAVPWHALRRCPIDDVLAQRKREAVASFASQIDPPAPGADPVLPSFVLRRLEAVGEVVFA from the coding sequence ATGACCGCGGTGGGCAACGGCCGACGCTTCGCCGACCGCCCGGTCGCCGCGGGCGGCACCCCCGCGGCGGACTGGATCGAGTGGCTGCGGGACTTCCCGGAGTTCGCGCCGTCCGGCTGCCCCGCGCTCACCGTCGTCGCGCCGCACCCCGACGACGAAACGCTCGGCTTCGGCGCGACCGCATCCGCCATCCGCGTCGGCGGAGCGCCGGTGCGCGTGATCACGGTGACCGACGGCGGCGCCGCGCACCCCACGCTGCCCGACCGGGACCGGCCCGCACTCGAGCGGCGGCGGCGCGAGGAGACGCGTCGGGCCGCGCGGCAGCTGGGACTGGACGAACCGACGTTCCTCGGCCTGCCCGACGGCGGCGTGGCAGCGGCGGAGGCGGAGCTGACGGCGCGGCTCACCGACATCCTCGCCGCCGGTCCGCGCGGCGCGTGGTGCGCGGCCACCTGGCGCGGTGACGGCCACCCCGATCACGAGGCGGTCGGTCGTGCGGCCGCGGCGGCGTGCGCGCGCACCGGGGCGCGCCTGCTCGAGTTCCCGGTGTGGACGTGGCACTGGGCGCGGCCCGGCGACCCGGCCGTGCCGTGGCACGCGTTGCGCCGCTGCCCGATCGACGACGTGCTCGCCCAGCGCAAGCGGGAGGCGGTGGCGTCGTTCGCGAGTCAGATCGACCCGCCGGCGCCGGGCGCCGATCCGGTGCTGCCGTCGTTCGTGCTGCGTCGCCTCGAGGCCGTGGGTGAGGTGGTGTTCGCGTGA
- a CDS encoding SAM-dependent methyltransferase: protein MSPRLPDDYFDAMYEAAADPWQLAERWYERRKYAITLAVLPDERYGHAFEPGCSVGVLTEALARRCDRVTATDVADGALTATRRRLADAGALDRVELRKASIDGGWPDDVDLVVLSELLYYLDAAALRSVLEREVPRLRAGTTVVTAHWRHPVEDYPLTGDAVTRIVADTPALHRLAGYLDDDVVVAVYTVGEARSVAVRTGVPGAR, encoded by the coding sequence GTGAGCCCGCGGCTGCCCGACGACTACTTCGACGCGATGTACGAGGCCGCCGCCGACCCCTGGCAGCTGGCCGAGAGGTGGTACGAACGGCGCAAGTACGCCATCACCCTGGCGGTGCTCCCCGACGAGCGGTACGGCCACGCGTTCGAACCAGGCTGCTCGGTGGGCGTGCTGACCGAGGCGCTGGCCCGGCGCTGCGACCGGGTGACCGCCACCGACGTCGCCGACGGGGCCTTGACCGCGACCCGACGCCGTCTGGCCGACGCCGGCGCTCTCGACCGCGTGGAGCTTCGGAAGGCCTCGATCGACGGCGGCTGGCCGGACGACGTCGACCTCGTCGTGCTGTCCGAACTGCTGTACTACCTCGATGCGGCGGCGCTGCGCAGCGTTCTCGAGCGTGAGGTACCCCGACTGCGTGCGGGAACGACCGTGGTCACGGCCCATTGGCGGCACCCGGTCGAGGACTATCCCCTCACCGGTGACGCCGTCACCCGGATCGTCGCGGACACACCGGCTCTGCACCGGCTGGCCGGGTACCTCGACGACGACGTCGTCGTGGCGGTGTACACCGTCGGGGAGGCACGATCGGTGGCGGTCCGGACCGGTGTCCCCGGGGCCCGGTGA
- a CDS encoding STAS domain-containing protein — protein sequence MSVAPHITTDRPRLHRGAHFDTCTIGESMVLHTAEGQIDAANATEMSEFVTANLDAATRLILDLRPLEFFGTQGFSVLHRVNVTCSRIGVALVVVAGSEVDRLLRICDPGGGLPVARTLEDAISAVVNPPRNHLRLVAD from the coding sequence ATGTCCGTCGCACCCCACATCACCACCGACAGGCCGCGCCTGCACCGCGGCGCGCACTTCGACACCTGCACGATCGGCGAGTCGATGGTGCTCCACACCGCCGAGGGGCAGATCGACGCGGCGAACGCCACGGAGATGTCGGAGTTCGTAACGGCCAACCTGGACGCGGCCACCCGGCTCATCCTGGACCTGCGCCCCCTCGAGTTCTTCGGCACGCAGGGCTTCTCGGTGCTGCACCGGGTCAACGTCACGTGCTCGCGCATCGGCGTGGCGCTCGTGGTGGTCGCGGGAAGCGAAGTCGACCGACTGCTGCGCATCTGCGACCCTGGCGGCGGCCTCCCGGTGGCGCGCACCCTGGAGGATGCGATCAGCGCCGTGGTCAACCCGCCGCGCAATCACCTCAGGCTCGTCGCGGACTGA